In Chiloscyllium punctatum isolate Juve2018m chromosome 8, sChiPun1.3, whole genome shotgun sequence, a single window of DNA contains:
- the LOC140480916 gene encoding uncharacterized protein, protein MAGTAVDSLELAKASTEVATAVVAVRNAMSVVESLGKFASAAGAVGAIFGVAAAIVKLAMGNVESEELRYMKEQFQIVRNQLDIISGQIQQVLQAIEQSTVNNQYFPVEENLKNQFRKYMDILNANPEYRENEKEEFLTHFDETKGDQNLHTLYDAVMGYSAIFGKPILETAMEYDQRNRRLMEGLCCRLKELFCIGLIALVGHSAITGTDVEALKREWNEKMGKVENKMKSMIDKCINEFAEQAEIDVEKMIIEKGGRNNCECVSYILNGLSKKYDWVKWSVRVYNSVSGFDNHCVIGPNYFHFFRRNGVNAVVSYAIDPKPINESSIKQLMKGKDGWSDARKVAEHVDNNLPSGYVVHVVRRFKGLWYHSNFPASCHFWENYSGVTLCVHST, encoded by the coding sequence ATGGCAGGAACAGCAGTAGATTCCCTGGAACTGGCAAAAGCCAGCACCGAGGTTGCAACTGCAGTGGTTGCAGTGAGAAATGCGATGTCAGTTGTTGAGAGTTTAGGAAAATTCGCCTCTGCTGCTGGAGCGGTAGGAGCCATCTTTGGGGTAGCAGCAGCAATTGTTAAACTTGCTATGGGtaatgtggagagtgaggagctgagataTATGAAGGAGCAGTTCCAGATAGTCAGGAACCAGCTGGATATCATTTCAGGTCAGATTCAGCAAGTGCTTCAGGCTATCGAACAAAGTACAGTTAATAATCAGTACTTCCCCGTTGAGGAGAATCTGAAAAACCAATTCAGGAAGTACATGGACATCCTGAACGCAAATCCGGAATACCGGGAGAATGAGAAAGAAGAATTCCTCACACACTTCGATGAGACTAAAGGTGACCAGAACCTTCACACTCTCTATGATGCAGTGATGGGGTATTCTGCCATCTTTGGCAAACCCATTCTGGAAACTGCCATGGAATATGACCAGAGGAACCGGCGTCTGATGGAGGGGCTCTGCTGCCGCCTCAAAGAGCTCTTCTGTATTGGCCTGATTGCCCTGGTGGGTCACTCTGCTATCACTGGGACCGATGTAGAGGCATTAAAGAGAGAGTGGAATGAGAAAATGGGCAAAGTAGAGAATAAAATGAAATCCATGATAGATAAGTGCATCAATGAGTTTGCTGAGCAGGCAGAAATAGATGTTGAGAAAATGATAATTGAAAAGGGTGGAAGAAATAACTGTGAATGTGTAAGTTACATTCTCAATGGTTTATCAAAGAAATATGACTGGGTTAAATGGTCTGTACGGGTCTATAACTCTGTCAGTGGCTTCGACAATCACTGTGTCATTGGCCCCAATTATTTTCACTTTTTCAGACGCAATGGGGTTAATGCTGTTGTCTCCTATGCAATTGATCCAAAACCAATTAATGAGAGTTCCATAAAGCAGTTAATGAAGGGGAAAGATGGCTGGTCTGATGCAAGAAAAGTTGCAGAACATGTGGACAATAACCTTCCCTCTGGGTATGTTGTCCATGTAGTGAGACGCTTCAAGGGTCTGTGGTACCACAGTAACTTTCCTGCAAGTTGTCATTTCTGGGAAAATTACTCAGGTGTCACCCTGTGTGTCCATTCCACATAA